In the genome of Populus trichocarpa isolate Nisqually-1 chromosome 6, P.trichocarpa_v4.1, whole genome shotgun sequence, one region contains:
- the LOC7497627 gene encoding acid phosphatase 1: protein MTKSQPLLSLLLSIFISGTISQSIIQLSRDHDVYCNGWRFSVETNDVGYWDHVPSRCVSYVQDYMTGDGYRSDSEVAASYALGFAKTVEIAGDGKDAWVFDVDETLLSNLPYYAVHGFGSEPFDELSFDEWVDLAKAPALQASLNLYKELKQLGFTVFMLTGRSEHQRNATAKNLQLEGYSDWERLILRESSDQGKPATFYKSQRRLELVNEGYRIHGNSGDQWSDLFGFAVSERSFKLPNPLYYIP, encoded by the exons ATGACTAAATCCCAGCCGCTGCTTTCCCTTTTGCTCTCCATCTTCATCTCGGGAACCATTTCCCAATCAATCATTCAACTCTCCAGAGACCACGACGTTTACTGCAACGGCTGGAGGTTCTCTGTGGAAACAAACGACGTTGGATACTGGGATCATGTGCCTTCCAGATGCGTGTCCTACGTGCAAGACTACATGACAGGAGATGGGTACCGCTCCGACAGTGAGGTTGCTGCCTCCTACGCGCTTGGTTTCGCTAAGACGGTAGAGATTGCGGGGGACGGGAAGGATGCTTGGGTCTTTGATGTCGATGAGACTCTGCTATCCAATCTGCCCTACTATGCTGTACATGGATTCGG ATCTGAACCCTTTGATGAATTATCTTTTGACGAGTGGGTGGATTTAGCCAAGGCACCTGCTTTACAAGCAAGTCTGAATTTGTACAAGGAGCTAAAGCAGCTGGGATTCACTGTATTTATGCTAACCGGGCGGAGTGAACATCAAAGGAATGCCACTGCAAAAAATCTTCAATTGGAAGGATACAGTGACTGGGAAAGGCTGATTTTGAG GGAGAGCTCAGATCAGGGAAAACCAGCGACTTTTTACAAATCCCAGAGGAGATTGGAGTTGGTAAATGAAGGATACAGGATTCATGGGAACTCCGGTGATCAGTGGAGTGACTTGTTTGGCTTTGCTGTTTCAGAGAGGTCCTTTAAACTCCCAAATCCACTATATTACATTCCATAA